The genomic window GCGTTCGGCGCCAGTACCACCGACGATGACGCCTTGGCCGGGCAGGGACTGGAACGCAGCTGGGATCGATTGTCCCGCGCTGAAATCATGCGCCCAGGCGAGCCGACCGCGCAGGTTCAGCGCGCTTCCCCAAGGCAAAGGACGTGCTCGTGCGCAGGCCGAGCTCGGTGCGGCTGTCCGTGAAGCCGTCGCCGGCGGAATCGCAAATGCGTCTCTAACGTTTTCCAATCTTTTCCTGTCGTGTCTCGACATCGTCGAGGCTGCGCGTTCGGTTTCCGACAACGCACAATCGCCGCGCAAAGGCAGCTTATGTTTCCAGATATTTCTGAAGCCTCGATCGGCTCAGGCCGAGATCGCCTTCGCTGATCCGACTTCGTTGCGCAGTAGGAATTTCTGGATCTTGCCGGTCGAAGTCTTCGGGATCGGCCCGAACACGACCGCCTTGGGCGTCTTGAAGCCGCTCATCTGCGATCGGCAGAACGCGATGATCTCGGCTTCGCTCGCGCTGGCGCCGTCCTTCAGCTCGACGAAGGCGCAGGGCACCTCGCCCCATTTCGGATCGGGCTTGGCGACCACGGCGGCGAACAGCACGGCCGGATGCTTGTAGAGGATGTCCTCGACCTCGACGGAGGAGATGTTCTCGCCGCCGGAAATGATGATGTCCTTGGAGCGGTCCTTGATGATGACGTAGCCGTGCTCGTCGAGCACGCCGAGGTCGCCGGTGTGAAACCAGCCGCCCTCGAAGGCTTCCTTGGTCGCTTTCTCGTTTCTGAGATAGCCCTTCATCACGATGTTGCCGCGGAACATGACCTCGCCGATGGTCTCGCCGTCGCGCGGCACCTCTTGCATCGTCTGCGGATTGATGACGGTGACGTCTTCCTCGAGCGGGTAGGGCACGCCCTGCCGGCGCTTCATGCGCGCGCGTTCAGCGGGCGGAAGCTCGTCCCATCCGGGCTGCTCGGCGCAGACGGAGGCGGGGCCGTAGACTTCGGTCAGCCCGTAGACATGCGTCAGCTTGATGCCGATGCTTTCGGCGCCTTCGAGCACGGCGACCGGCGGCGCGGCGCCTGCGATCAGACCGACGACGCGACGGGCGGCGTTGCCTTTGGGCGCATCGGGCGCGTTGATCAGCGTGTTGTAGACGATCGGTGCGCCGCACATGTGGGTGACGCCGTGCTGTCTGATCAGCTCGAAGATTTTGGTCGGCTCGACCTTGCGCAGGCACACGTTGGTGCCAGCGGCCGCCGCCACAGTCCAGGGGAAGCACCAGCCGTTGCAGTGGAACATCGGCAGCGTCCAGAGATAGACCGGATGCTGACCGAGATTGCCGGCGAGGATGTTGCTGACGGCGTTGAGATAGGCGCCGCGATGATGAGTGACGACGCCCTTGGGATTTCCTGTGGTGCCCGAGGTGTAGCTCAACGCGATCGCGTCCCATTCGTCCGCAGGCAGGACCGCGGTGAAGCTCGGATCTCCTAGCGCGAGCGCCGCCTCATATTCGATCTCGCCGATGCGCTTGCCGCCCTTGAAGGCCGCATCGTCGACGTCGATCACGAACGGCTTTGGCCCGGTCATCTGTGCGAGTGCGTCGGTGATGACGCCGGAGAATTCCGGATCGACCAGAATGATCTTGGCCCCGCCATGGTCGAGCTGGAACGCGATCGAGGGCGCATCCAGGCGGATGTTGAGTGCGTTGAGCACGGCGCCCGTCATGGGGACGGCGAAGTGCGCCTCGTTCATCGCCGGAATGTTCGGCAGCATCGCCGCCACGGTGTCACCGACGCCGATACCCTTGCCCGCCAGATAAGAGGCAAAGCGGCGGCAGCGCTCGTGAGTCTGCGCCCAGGTGAAGCTGCGGCCCTCATAGACCGTGCTGACAAGATCGGGATAGACTGCGGCGCTGCGCGCGAGGAAGCTCAGCGGGCTCAGCGGCACATAGTTGGCGGGGGTCTTGTCGAGGCCGATATTGTACTGGTTCTGCCGCTCACTCATCGACATCCTCCTGAAAACGCCTCAAAGGAATCCGATCGAAATCCAGGGGAAGATCGCGACGATGATCAATCCCACCAGCAGCGCCAGCAGATAGCCCCAGATCGGCCTGATGCCTTCGGCCGGATCGACGCGTCCGATGGCGCAGGCGGCATAATAGCCGACGCCGAAGGGCGGGGCGAATAGCCCGATACCCATGGCCAGAATGATCACCATGGCGTAGTGCACCTCGTGCACGCCGACGGCACGGGCGATCGGAAACAGCAGCGGCCCGAACAGCACGATCGCCGGAATGCCCTCGAGCACGCTGCCGAGAATGGTGAAGGCCAGGATCGAGACGGCGATGAAGGTTGCGGCTCCCCCGGGCAACCCTGTCATGGCCGCCGCCAGCGAGCGCGAGAAACCTGATTGCGTCAGGCCCCAGGCCATGCCGGTGGCGGTGCCGATAATAAGCAGGATAGCGCCCGACAGCGCTGCGGTCTCGACCAGCATCGGAAACAGCCGTCGCCAGTCGAAGCGGCGGTAGACGAGGAGGCCGACCAGGGCGCCGTAGACGATGCCGATGGTGGAGACTTCGGTGGCGGTCGCGATGCCCTCGACCACGGCGTAGCGGATCACGAAGGGCAGCGCGAGCGCAGGCAGGGCGACGATGAAGGTCTTGCCGATCTCGGATGCCGTGGCGCGGCGGACGTGGCTCATGTCCACGTGGCGGTAGCGCCACCACACCAGCATGCACAGCGTGATCGCGAGCACCACGCCGGGCAATAAGCCCCCGGTGAATAGCGCTGCGATCGACACGCCCGTGACCGAGCCGATCGTGATCAGCACGAGGCTCGGCGGAATCGTCTCGGTCTGGGCACCCGTCGCCGCAAGAAGCGCGACGAGATCGCCGGGCTTGGCGCCGCGCTGCTTCATTTCTGGGAACAGCACCGGTGCGACCGCCGCCATGTCGGCGGCCTTGGCGCCGGAGATGCCGGAGACCAGGTACATGGCGCCGACCAGCACGTAATGCAGGCCGCCGCGGACATGCCCGAGCAGGCTCGCCAGGAACGCCACCATGGCCCGCGCCATGCCGGTCATCTCGATCAGAAGCCCCAGGAACACGAACAGCGGCACCGAGAGCAGGATGAGGTGGCTCATGCCCTCGTCCATCCGCCCGACCAGCACCATCACGGGCGTTCGCGTGGTCAGCGCCAGATAGCCGAAGATCGCGAGGCCAAAGCCGAACGCAATGGGAACGCCGGCAAAGACGCAGAAGCCGGCGACGCCGACGAAGAAGATGACGAGGTTGAGATTGCCGAGCGGCCGCAGCGACGGCTCCGCCAGCCAGAATGCGCCGATCAGGACCGCAACAGACAGCACGGCGGCCGCAACCATCCGGTAATCGGCGGCGCGCAGCAGCCGCAGCAAGGCGAACGCCGCCATCAGGCTGATGCCGGCCGGCAGCGCGGCAGCGCGCCACATATTTGAGATCTGCAGCGCCGGTGTGGTGATGTAGCTCTCTTCGTAGGCATAGTCGCAGGACGGCCAGACGATCAGCGCCAGGAACGCCAGCGCCGCGCAGGTTGCGACCAGATCGAGATAGGCCCGCATCGCCGGCGTGGCGCTGGCCACCACCGCAGTCATGCGCATGTGCTCGGAGCGGCGAAACGCGACCGCCGCACCCAGCATGGCGAGCCACAGGAACAGGATCGAGGCGAGTTCGTCCGACCAGATCAGCGGCCGGTGCAAGCCGTAGCGCGCAACCACGCCGGCAAACAGGATCACGATCTCGGCGACGACCAGGATCGCCGCCGGGATCTCCATGAGGAGGCCGAGTGCGCGCTCCGTTGAGGTCAGCAATGAAGGTCGGCGAGGGGACTGAACAGTCGCCTCGCCCGCCACTTCGATCACCTCGACCTCGACATGAGCCATGACGGCCCCAACACGTTACGACAGCTTGCCCACCGCCTTTTCCAGGAGGTCCCAGGCCTGATCGCCGTATTTGCCCTTCCACTCGGCATAGAAGCCGGCGGACCGCAGCTTGTCGCGGAACGGCGCCACGGCCGGCTGGTTGAAGGTCAGGCCCTTGGTCGCGAGCTCCTGCTGGAGGTTGGCGTTGAGCTTGGCGGTATCCGCGCGCTCGTTGACCGCGGCGGCGTTGATGTTCTTGGCGACGATGGTGCGCACGTCCTGCGGCAGCTTTTCCCAGGCTCTGCGGTTGGCCAGGAACCAGAAGCCGTCCCACATGTGGTTGGTCAGCGAGCAGTACTTTTGCACCTCGTAGAGCTTTGCGGTCGAGATGATCGCCAGCGGATTCTCCTGGCCCTCGACGATCTTGGTCTGGAGCGCTGAATAGACCTCGCTGAAATTGATCGAGGCGGGCGCCGCATCGAACGCCTTGAACATCGAGGTCCACAGCGGCGACACCGGCACGCGGATCTTGAAGCCCTTGAGATCGTCCGGACCGGTGATCGGCTTGGTCGACGACGTGGTCTGGCGGAAGCCGTTGTCCCAGATCTTATCCATGACCTCGAGGCCGGCCTTCTTGATCTCGCCGCGGACATGGGCGCCGAGATCGCCGTCCATGGCCTTCCAGACCGTGTCGTAGTCCGGGAACGCGAAGCCGATGCCGTTGATGGACGCCGCCGGCACCAGGGTCGACAGGATCAGGCCTGACAGCGTGAAGAACTCGACGCCGCCGGAGCGGATCTGGCTCAGCATGTCGGTGTCGGAGCCGAGCTGGTTGTTCGGGAAGATCTGGAGGTCGAACTTGCCGTTGGTCTCGCTCTTGATCGCGGCCGCCATCTCCTTGGCGCGCACGTTCAGCGGATGAGTGTCCGGCAGGTTGTTGGCGTATTTGTAGGTGAACTCGGTGCTCTGGGCGCGGGCAACATGGGGCGCACCGAGGCCGCCCAGAACCGCGGTCGCGGCGGAGGCCTTGAGAAGCGTGCGTCGGGAAAAGCTCATGGGTCTGCTTCCTCGGAAAGTTTGTTGTTGTTCTGAGATGCAAACCTATACGGACGTCAGGTCAGAAGGTCATCTGCGATCTCGCGAGGCCTCGCTTATTGCAGCCGGACAAGGTCACGGCAATATCGGCTTTCGGAGAGATGGGCCGACAAAAAATGCGAAAACAACCCCATGCACAGTAGCCGTCAATGAGCTGGGAAGAGCCGCCCAGCGCCAGCCCGCAAATGGCCTGGAGCGAAGGTGCGGTGGCAGGAATTCCATCTAAATGTCTGATCTAATTGTACATAAATATATTCCATAATATACCTTATGCGAATTACGGGCATGGACGTGGCAGGCAGTTCCCCAAGCTGGTGCGAACCCTACTTCCGGGCCCAACATCAGGAGCCAACCGAGCATCCGACGGTTAGTCGGATGGTCGCGGACAGGAATTGCAGGAGATCAAAACGCCGCAGCCATGGGAGAGTCGTCATGCAGGAGACCGCTGCCCGCGCCACTGCCTCGCGTGTCATTCCGTTCGATGCCGCCAAGCTCGACCGTCTCATGGAGGACGCCGGCCTCGATGTGTTGATCGCGACCTCCAAGCACAATGTGCAGTACCTGTTAGGCGCTGAGCGGGCGATCTTCTTCGACTATGTGGACGCGCTCGGTGTTAGCCGCTATTTGCCGGTCCTGGTCTATCCTAAGGGCGCCCCCGAGAAAGCGATCTATGTCGGCCACCGGATGGAGACCCATCAGCGCGCTGTCGCGCCGCCATGGGTTCCGGAGCTCCAGACCGAGTCCAATGGATCGGTCGATGCGATCACGC from Bradyrhizobium zhanjiangense includes these protein-coding regions:
- a CDS encoding acyl-CoA synthetase — its product is MSERQNQYNIGLDKTPANYVPLSPLSFLARSAAVYPDLVSTVYEGRSFTWAQTHERCRRFASYLAGKGIGVGDTVAAMLPNIPAMNEAHFAVPMTGAVLNALNIRLDAPSIAFQLDHGGAKIILVDPEFSGVITDALAQMTGPKPFVIDVDDAAFKGGKRIGEIEYEAALALGDPSFTAVLPADEWDAIALSYTSGTTGNPKGVVTHHRGAYLNAVSNILAGNLGQHPVYLWTLPMFHCNGWCFPWTVAAAAGTNVCLRKVEPTKIFELIRQHGVTHMCGAPIVYNTLINAPDAPKGNAARRVVGLIAGAAPPVAVLEGAESIGIKLTHVYGLTEVYGPASVCAEQPGWDELPPAERARMKRRQGVPYPLEEDVTVINPQTMQEVPRDGETIGEVMFRGNIVMKGYLRNEKATKEAFEGGWFHTGDLGVLDEHGYVIIKDRSKDIIISGGENISSVEVEDILYKHPAVLFAAVVAKPDPKWGEVPCAFVELKDGASASEAEIIAFCRSQMSGFKTPKAVVFGPIPKTSTGKIQKFLLRNEVGSAKAISA
- a CDS encoding TRAP transporter large permease subunit, whose translation is MAHVEVEVIEVAGEATVQSPRRPSLLTSTERALGLLMEIPAAILVVAEIVILFAGVVARYGLHRPLIWSDELASILFLWLAMLGAAVAFRRSEHMRMTAVVASATPAMRAYLDLVATCAALAFLALIVWPSCDYAYEESYITTPALQISNMWRAAALPAGISLMAAFALLRLLRAADYRMVAAAVLSVAVLIGAFWLAEPSLRPLGNLNLVIFFVGVAGFCVFAGVPIAFGFGLAIFGYLALTTRTPVMVLVGRMDEGMSHLILLSVPLFVFLGLLIEMTGMARAMVAFLASLLGHVRGGLHYVLVGAMYLVSGISGAKAADMAAVAPVLFPEMKQRGAKPGDLVALLAATGAQTETIPPSLVLITIGSVTGVSIAALFTGGLLPGVVLAITLCMLVWWRYRHVDMSHVRRATASEIGKTFIVALPALALPFVIRYAVVEGIATATEVSTIGIVYGALVGLLVYRRFDWRRLFPMLVETAALSGAILLIIGTATGMAWGLTQSGFSRSLAAAMTGLPGGAATFIAVSILAFTILGSVLEGIPAIVLFGPLLFPIARAVGVHEVHYAMVIILAMGIGLFAPPFGVGYYAACAIGRVDPAEGIRPIWGYLLALLVGLIIVAIFPWISIGFL
- a CDS encoding TRAP transporter substrate-binding protein — its product is MSFSRRTLLKASAATAVLGGLGAPHVARAQSTEFTYKYANNLPDTHPLNVRAKEMAAAIKSETNGKFDLQIFPNNQLGSDTDMLSQIRSGGVEFFTLSGLILSTLVPAASINGIGFAFPDYDTVWKAMDGDLGAHVRGEIKKAGLEVMDKIWDNGFRQTTSSTKPITGPDDLKGFKIRVPVSPLWTSMFKAFDAAPASINFSEVYSALQTKIVEGQENPLAIISTAKLYEVQKYCSLTNHMWDGFWFLANRRAWEKLPQDVRTIVAKNINAAAVNERADTAKLNANLQQELATKGLTFNQPAVAPFRDKLRSAGFYAEWKGKYGDQAWDLLEKAVGKLS